The sequence below is a genomic window from Bradyrhizobium septentrionale.
GTCTTCTGACCGTTACCGTGGCCCAGTGGCTGATAAAATCCCGTTCCGAATCAGAAGTGTGGCCCGTTTGCCCCATGTGAAGAGTTTCGACCGTGATCCGTTGCGGGGTGGTTCCGTTGGCCTTAGCTGCGGACTAAGGTGAGGCCGGACTCACTTCGACTGAAGCGACCGCCGGACTTACATGCGTGGGGAGACGGCGACTAAATGATTGGATTACCGGGGATGCGAGGGGTGAAGCTTATCACCGCGGCTGCGACTGCCGTCCTTCTGTTGGCGGAGATGGGCCCTGTGCCCGCACTCGCCGAAACGATCGAGTCCGCGCTGGTGCGGTCCTACCAGAACAATCCCCAGCTCAACGCACAACGTGCGTTGGTGCGCTCGACTGACGAAAACGTTCCGCAAGCGCTCTCGGGTTACCGCCCGAAGGTCTCGCTGACCGCGACTGCCGGGGGACAATACACCGATGAGCAATTGACGCCGGGGACCGCGGCTCTATCCGGCGTTAGCAGGCAGCGGAGCGTTGGCATCACCGCCAGCCAGTCGCTGTACAACGCGCAGAACGCGCCGAGGGTGCGCGCTGCCGAAAGCCAGGTATCGTCGGCACGTGAAGCTTTGCGTGCGCTCGAGCAGACCGTGCTCTTGAGCGCGGCCACCATCTACATGGACTATCTCCGCGACTCCGCCATCGTCGAAGTCCAGCGCAGCAATACGCGCGTGCTGGAACAAACGCTGAAGCAGACCCAGGACCGCTTCAATGTCGGCGAAGTGACGCGGACCGACGTTGCGCAATCCGAGGCCCAGCTCGCGGCCGGCAAGACCCAGCAACTCACCGCGGAATCCAACCTGACGACGACGCGGTCGAACTATCGCCGCATCATCGGCACCGAGCCGCAGAATCTCGCGCCGGGCTCACCGGTCGACCGGTTCCTGCCGGCGACGCTCTCGGCTGCTGTCGATCTCGGCCTGACCCAGAACCCGAACGTCACCTCCGCGATGTACGGCGTCGACATTAATTACCTGCAGACCAAGGTTGCCGAGGGCGCGCTGCTGCCGACAGTTGGGCTGCAGTTGTCGGTCAGCCAGGGCTATGAAACGCAGTTGACCGTGTACCGCCTCTTCAATGCCTCGGCGGGGGTTCAAGTGTCGCTGCCGATCTATCAGGGCGGCGCCGAATACTCGCTGATCCGGCAGTCCAAGGAATCGCTGGCGCAGCAGCGCCAGGTTCTGGAACAGACGCGGGATCAGGCGCGCGCCAACGTGGTCACCGCATGGGGCCAGCTGGTCGCCGGCAAATCGCAGGTGGCATCGGCGCAGGCCCAGGTGTCCGCGTCCGAGATCGCGCTGAACGGCGTCCGTGAAGAGGCCAAGGCCGGCCAACGCACCACGCTCGACGTGCTCAACGCGCAGCAGGCGCTCGTCAACGCCCGCAATTCGCTCGTCACCGCGCAGCACGACCGCGTCGTCGCGTCGTACAACGTGCTGAACTACATCGGTCGTCTGTCGCCGCAGGTGA
It includes:
- a CDS encoding TolC family outer membrane protein; translation: MRGVKLITAAATAVLLLAEMGPVPALAETIESALVRSYQNNPQLNAQRALVRSTDENVPQALSGYRPKVSLTATAGGQYTDEQLTPGTAALSGVSRQRSVGITASQSLYNAQNAPRVRAAESQVSSAREALRALEQTVLLSAATIYMDYLRDSAIVEVQRSNTRVLEQTLKQTQDRFNVGEVTRTDVAQSEAQLAAGKTQQLTAESNLTTTRSNYRRIIGTEPQNLAPGSPVDRFLPATLSAAVDLGLTQNPNVTSAMYGVDINYLQTKVAEGALLPTVGLQLSVSQGYETQLTVYRLFNASAGVQVSLPIYQGGAEYSLIRQSKESLAQQRQVLEQTRDQARANVVTAWGQLVAGKSQVASAQAQVSASEIALNGVREEAKAGQRTTLDVLNAQQALVNARNSLVTAQHDRVVASYNVLNYIGRLSPQVMGLPTSVYDPSVHYQQVRDNWAGVRTPDGR